From the Oceanobacillus kimchii X50 genome, the window CTTCTATTAAATCGACGTGGATATTCTACATTTGTCATGTGCAGAGACTGTGGTCATGTATGTGAATGTCCCCATTGCGATATCGCATTAACATACCACAAAAATGCACAACGTTTAAAATGTCATTATTGTTCTTATGAACAAGCGGTGCCACAAATTTGCCCTGAGTGTGAAAGTGATTTGATACGATATTTTGGTACAGGTACACAGAAAGTAGAAGAAGAATTAGCAAAACAGATACCTGATGCTAGAGTAATTAGGATGGATGTCGATACTACAAGAAGAAAAGGTTCCCACGAAAAACTCTTGAAACAGTTTTCCGAAAAAAAGGCAGATATATTATTAGGAACACAAATGATTGCTAAAGGTCTTGATTTTGCTAATGTAACATTAGTGGGTGTACTTTCTGCAGACTCTATGTTGCATATCCCAGACTTTCGATCATCTGAACGAACCTTCCAATTACTAACACAGGTTAGTGGAAGAGCTGGGAGACATGAACTTCCAGGGGAAGTAATAGTTCAAACGTATACTCCAGAACATTATAGTATTGAGTTTGCATCTGAGTATGATTATGATAACTTTTATCGGAAAGAAATGGCGATGAGAAAGGCGTTTCAATATCCACCTTATGTATTTTTAGGGCTAATTACAGTAGCCCACGAAAATCATGCGAGAGCAATTCAAGTTACCCAGGAAATTGTACAGATGCTCTCCAATATTGTGGAGAAAAGAACAACCGTATTAGGGCCAACCCCATCTCCTGTACCTAGGATCAAAGATAGATATCGTTATCAATGCATGATAAAATACAAAAATGAGCCAAATCTGCATGAATATCTTGGTCATATACAGGATCATTTTTCTGATGAAATTAGAAAACAGCAATTACAATTAACAATTGATATGCAACCTTATTATATGATGTAAATAAAGCGTACAATGAAAGAAGGTATAAGTAATGAAACGAATTGTATTTATGGGTACCCCAGATTTTGCTGTACCAGTATTGCAGAAGTTACTAGAATTAAATTATGACATTGTGTTAGTGGTTACCCAACCCGATCGTCCCAAAGGTAGAAAAAAAGTAATCACACCACCACCAGTCAAAGAAGAAGCGATCAAACACAATTTAGAAGTATTTCAACCAGAAAAACTACGAGACGATTTCAAAATGATTATAGATTTAAAACCTGATTTAATAGTAACAGCAGCATATGGACAAATATTGCCAAGAGAGATATTAGAAAGTCCATCATATGGTTGTATTAATGTACATGCTTCACTTCTCCCAGAATTACGCGGCGGTGCACCAATCCATTACGCAATTATGCAGGGGAAAGACGTGACAGGCGTTACGATTATGTATATGGCAGAAAAATTAGATGCAGGAGATATTTTGACGCAGGTTGAAGTTCCGATTGAACAAGATGATCATGTCGGAACGATGCATGATAAATTATCGCAAGCTGGTGCTAACCTACTTATCGAAACACTTCCTTCATTATTTAATAATGAAATAACACCAAGGAAGCAGGATGAAAGCTTAGTTACTTTTGCTTCTAATATTAAAAGAGAAGAAGAACGGATTGATTGGTCAAAATCAGCTAAAGAAATCGTAAATCATATCAGAGGCTTACATCCATGGCCAGTAGCGTTTACAACCTATGAAGGGCAAGTAATGAAAATATGGTGGGGAGAAGAAACGTCCCCATTAAACAAATCTGGTAATATTGGTGAGATTATTGAAAAAGATTCAAATGGGTTCTATGTACAATGTGGTAATAAGTCAATCGTAAAAATCAGTGAAATCCAACCTGCTGGAAAAAAACGTATGTTGGTTGAAGATTATTTAAAAGGTTCTCAAGATCGAATAAAATTAGGAGTTAAATTAGGTGATTAAAGATGAAGTATCAACTACGTAATACGATGCTCGATATATTAATTCGTATTGAAAAAGATCATGGTTTTAGTAATTTACTTCTAAACCATGAATTAAAACAACGACAATTTAATGAAAAGGATGAACGTTTACTTACAGAAGTAGTGTATGGAAGTTTACAGCATCAGATGACATTGGATTATTATTTATCTAAATTTATTAAATCAAAGAAAAAGTTAGATGTTTGGGTTCAACCCTTATTAAGAATGTCATTTTATCAAATGATTTATTTAGAAAAAGTTCCTGACCATGCGGTAATTCATGAGTCTGTGGAAATTGCAAAACAGCGTGGTCATCAAGGAATAGCATCTTTTGTGAACGGAGTATTACGTAGTTTACAACGCCAGGGAGTACCATCTTTAACAGATATTAAAGATCCAATAGAACGTATAGCGATTGAGACGAGTCATCCAGAATGGTTAGTAAAACGGTGGGCGGAAATGTATGGTATGGAAACTACTGCGAAGATGTGTAGAAATAATTTAGAACATCATCCACTTTCCATCCGTATCCAACCTTTGCGAACTTGTAGAGAAGAAGTAATGCAAGAGTTGAAAGAATCAGGTATTGAGTCTCGCCCCTCTATATTTTCTAACCAAGGGATTATTATTGAAAAAGGTAATATTTTTAGAACAAACCTTTTAAAAGAAGGAAAAATCACTATACAAGATCAAAGTTCTATGCTTGTTGGGGAAATGTTAGCAGTGGAATCAGGAATGCATGTATTGGATAGTTGTAGTGCCCCTGGAGGAAAAGTGACACATGTAGCTGAGAAGATGCAAGATCAGGGTATTATCCATGCTTTTGATTTACATGCCAAAAAAATTAAATTAATTGATGAAAAAGCATCTACGTTGCATCTCACTTCTATCCATGCACAAAAAGGAGATGCAAGGAAACTAGCAAGTAAATATGAGAAGGAATCATTTGATCGCATTGTTGTCGATGCACCTTGTTCTGGGTTAGGAGTAATTAATGGAAAACCTGAAATTAAATATGAGAAATCCAAAGAAGATATACAACGCTTAGCAAAAATTCAACAAGATATCTTAAACGAAGTGATTCCATTATTAAAAGAAAATGGACTATTAATTTATAGTACATGTACGGTTGATAAAGAGGAAAATAATCAAGTCGTTCGTCAAGTCATTGAGAATCACCAAGATATCTACATTGATTTCAGCTTTCGTGATGAATTACCTAAAGAATTACAAGATGCTCCTGGATGGTCAGGAGAAGGCTTGCAATTATTCCCTCAAGATTTTCATACAGATGGTTTCTTCTTAACGAGATTAAAAAAAATCCGATAATTTCGTTTTGTTATTGGTAAAATTGTGCAATACTTGATGTAAAGGTAGTTAATTATGATTATAATGAAATAAAATCGGAGATAGGGGGGGAACAAGTGGAAGGACATTTTCTAACGGATCGCGGTAAGGTACGAAATCATAATGAAGATGCTGGTGGATTATTTTACAATAAGAGTAACCAACTAATTGCAATTATTGCTGATGGTATGGGCGGTCACCAAGCAGGTGATGTAGCTAGTAAGTTAGCAACCGAAAGTATTAAACAAAAATGGTTAGATACCGACCGCTTGGAAGGACCAGAACAAGTGGAAGCTTGGTTAAAAGAAGCAGTTCAACAATCAAACCAACATATCTTTCAAAAGTCACAGGAAGATAAGCGTTGTGAAGGAATGGGGACGACAGTAGTCATTGCTGTTGCTTTAGAGGAATACGTAACAATTGCTCATGTTGGAGATAGTCGCTGTTATCTACTAAACGAAGATGGCTTCCAACAAGTAACTGAGGATCATTCTTTTGTAAATGAATTAGTTCGTATCGGACAAATATCTGAAGATGATGCTGAAATACACCCTCGTAAAAATGTGATTTTGCGTGCGTTAGGAACGGATAATCAGGTTAATGTAGATTTAAAAACGTTAACATGGCAAAAAAATGATCGATTATTATTATGCTCGGATGGGTTATCGGATAAGGTAACTGAACACGAACTTGCGGACTTTACAGATTCTACTAAGGATATTGAAGCAATTGGTAGTGAACTGATTCAGTTAGCAAATAATCGGGGAGGAGAAGATAATATTTCTCTGATATTAATTGTCCATGCTGATAATTCTGTGGAGGCAGGTGATCCTGTTGAATAAAGGAGAACTGCTAAATGAACGGTATAAGATAATAAAGAAAATTGGCGGAGGCGGCATGGCTAATGTCTATCTTGCTAGAGATACGATTTTAGAACGCGATGTTGCTGTGAAAGCCCTTCGCATGGAATATATACATGATCAAGAGTTTATCGCTCGATTTGATCGTGAAGCGCAATCAGCAACGAGCTTATCTCATCCTAATATAGTAAATATATTTGATGTTGGCGAAGAAGATCAACTATTGTATATGGTGATGGAATATGTAGATGGAATGACGTTAAAAGAATACATACATCAACATGGGCCAATTGATGTGCCAGAGGCATTAGATATTATGAAGCAATTAACATCAGCAATAGCTCATGCACATGCAAATGAAATTGTTCATCGTGATATAAAACCACAAAATATCTTAATTAACAGTATTGGACAAGCCAAAGTTACCGATTTTGGCATTGCAATGGCGTTAAGTGCTACTGCTTTGACCCAAACTAATTCTATTTTAGGTTCTGTACATTACCTTTCTCCTGAACAAGCACGCGGGGGAATGGCAACGAAAAAATCTGATATTTATTCAATGGGGATTGTTTTATATGAATTATTAACGGGAAAGTTACCTTTTTCGGGACAATCACCTGTGTCTATCGCACTTAAACATTTGCAGAATAATACACCGTCTGTGAAAAAAGCGAATCCTTCTATCCCACAAAGTGTGGAAAATATTGTGCTACAGGCAACGGCAAAAGATCCATTTCATCGATATAATAGTATTTATGAATTAGAAGAAGCATTAGAAACTGCGTTGGATCCAAGTCGATTGGATGAGGAACCATTTACATTACCAGATGAAGTTGGTGATGAAACAAAAGCGATTCCAATCATTACTGATCAAGATAGTGTAGTCGATAATAATGAGGATACCATTATCCATTCGGCAAATCAGAGTACGAAAAATTATCCAGAAGAAACTCACTCTAAAGATAATAAAAAGAAGAAAAAAGTAAAAGTGAAAAAAGAAAAGGCGAAATCCAAGAATAAAAAACCAAAATCAAAAAAGAAAAAAGTATTTTGGATTGTATTTTCGATTCTACTTCTAGCACTATTGATAACTGGTATTACTGTATTTGCAACACAACCGAAGGATATTCCTATGCCGGACGTAATTGAGATGGATTCTGAAGAGGCAAAACAGATACTTGAAGAGAACAATTTAGAAGTAGAAGAAGAGGAAGTATTCTCAGATGAAATTGAAAATGGACTTGTTGTACGTACTGACCCGAATGCCGGAAGAACAGTCAAAGAAGGTTCATCCGTTACCATCTTTGTAAGTCAAGGGCAAGAAAGAGTGGAATTTGAAGATTATGAAGGGCAAGATTTTGAGCAAGTAAAAGAGCTACTAGAAGAAGAAGGATTTACCGATATTACCTCTTATGAAAAAACATCTGATGAGCCAGTAGGTGAAATTATTTCTCAAATACAACCAGAAGCGGGTAGTGAAGTAGTTCCTGGAGAAACAAAGGTAATTTTTGAGATTAGCTCTGGACCAGAACTGGTTAGTTTAAATAATTTAACTGGTATGACAAAAGAAGAAGTACAGGATTATATCGATCGCAATGAATTAACGATGAATTCTCATGAAGAATACTCTGACAACGTGGATGAAGGTAGAGTAATAAGGCAAGATCCACCTTCTGGAACGGATTTAGAGAAGGGCTCAAGCGTTGATGTATATTTTTCAATGGGTCCAGAAGAAATACCTCCTCGTTCGCATACGGTTTCTTTCACAGTAAATTATGAGCCTCAGGAAGATGGAGGTTCGGAGAATGAAGAAGGTAATGAGGGAGAGCCGCCAGTAGAACAAATAGTTCGAGTGTATATTGGGGATGCCAATAATGACATTTCGGATGTTTACGAAGAAAGATCGATTACAGAGGAGGAAGAATTCACCTTTACCTTAATGGTTCCGCCAGATTCAGAGGCAGAGTATAAAGTTACAAGGGATGACGAGGTAATAAGAGAAAGAAGTGTTTCTTATGAAGGAGAAGAAGATTAGATGGCTGAAGGAAGGATTATAAAAGCACTGAGTGGCTTTTATTATGTACAATCAGATAATCAACAATACGTGTGTAAAGGGAGAGGGTTATTTCGAAATAAAAAAATAACCCCTTTAGTTGGTGATTATGTTGAATTTGAGCCAAAAGATGGTAATGAAGGGTATATAATGGAAATCAAAGAGAGGTCGAATGAATTAATTCGACCTCCAATTGCTAATATCGATCAAGCAATTATTGTAAGTTCTGCGGTTGATCCTGATTTTAGTACGTTACTGCTGGATCGATTTCTAGTATTAATTGAATCCAAACACATTGAACCGATAATATTAATCACAAAAGTAGATTTATTAAACGAAGATCAGCTTGAAAACATCAAGGC encodes:
- the fmt gene encoding methionyl-tRNA formyltransferase, coding for MKRIVFMGTPDFAVPVLQKLLELNYDIVLVVTQPDRPKGRKKVITPPPVKEEAIKHNLEVFQPEKLRDDFKMIIDLKPDLIVTAAYGQILPREILESPSYGCINVHASLLPELRGGAPIHYAIMQGKDVTGVTIMYMAEKLDAGDILTQVEVPIEQDDHVGTMHDKLSQAGANLLIETLPSLFNNEITPRKQDESLVTFASNIKREEERIDWSKSAKEIVNHIRGLHPWPVAFTTYEGQVMKIWWGEETSPLNKSGNIGEIIEKDSNGFYVQCGNKSIVKISEIQPAGKKRMLVEDYLKGSQDRIKLGVKLGD
- the rsmB gene encoding 16S rRNA (cytosine(967)-C(5))-methyltransferase RsmB; protein product: MKYQLRNTMLDILIRIEKDHGFSNLLLNHELKQRQFNEKDERLLTEVVYGSLQHQMTLDYYLSKFIKSKKKLDVWVQPLLRMSFYQMIYLEKVPDHAVIHESVEIAKQRGHQGIASFVNGVLRSLQRQGVPSLTDIKDPIERIAIETSHPEWLVKRWAEMYGMETTAKMCRNNLEHHPLSIRIQPLRTCREEVMQELKESGIESRPSIFSNQGIIIEKGNIFRTNLLKEGKITIQDQSSMLVGEMLAVESGMHVLDSCSAPGGKVTHVAEKMQDQGIIHAFDLHAKKIKLIDEKASTLHLTSIHAQKGDARKLASKYEKESFDRIVVDAPCSGLGVINGKPEIKYEKSKEDIQRLAKIQQDILNEVIPLLKENGLLIYSTCTVDKEENNQVVRQVIENHQDIYIDFSFRDELPKELQDAPGWSGEGLQLFPQDFHTDGFFLTRLKKIR
- the pknB gene encoding Stk1 family PASTA domain-containing Ser/Thr kinase, with the protein product MNKGELLNERYKIIKKIGGGGMANVYLARDTILERDVAVKALRMEYIHDQEFIARFDREAQSATSLSHPNIVNIFDVGEEDQLLYMVMEYVDGMTLKEYIHQHGPIDVPEALDIMKQLTSAIAHAHANEIVHRDIKPQNILINSIGQAKVTDFGIAMALSATALTQTNSILGSVHYLSPEQARGGMATKKSDIYSMGIVLYELLTGKLPFSGQSPVSIALKHLQNNTPSVKKANPSIPQSVENIVLQATAKDPFHRYNSIYELEEALETALDPSRLDEEPFTLPDEVGDETKAIPIITDQDSVVDNNEDTIIHSANQSTKNYPEETHSKDNKKKKKVKVKKEKAKSKNKKPKSKKKKVFWIVFSILLLALLITGITVFATQPKDIPMPDVIEMDSEEAKQILEENNLEVEEEEVFSDEIENGLVVRTDPNAGRTVKEGSSVTIFVSQGQERVEFEDYEGQDFEQVKELLEEEGFTDITSYEKTSDEPVGEIISQIQPEAGSEVVPGETKVIFEISSGPELVSLNNLTGMTKEEVQDYIDRNELTMNSHEEYSDNVDEGRVIRQDPPSGTDLEKGSSVDVYFSMGPEEIPPRSHTVSFTVNYEPQEDGGSENEEGNEGEPPVEQIVRVYIGDANNDISDVYEERSITEEEEFTFTLMVPPDSEAEYKVTRDDEVIRERSVSYEGEED
- a CDS encoding Stp1/IreP family PP2C-type Ser/Thr phosphatase, which translates into the protein MEGHFLTDRGKVRNHNEDAGGLFYNKSNQLIAIIADGMGGHQAGDVASKLATESIKQKWLDTDRLEGPEQVEAWLKEAVQQSNQHIFQKSQEDKRCEGMGTTVVIAVALEEYVTIAHVGDSRCYLLNEDGFQQVTEDHSFVNELVRIGQISEDDAEIHPRKNVILRALGTDNQVNVDLKTLTWQKNDRLLLCSDGLSDKVTEHELADFTDSTKDIEAIGSELIQLANNRGGEDNISLILIVHADNSVEAGDPVE